A window of Clostridia bacterium genomic DNA:
AAAAAAATGGGGTTTTAAGGGACAAGCCTTTTCTGCGGGTTTGGGAGCTGTGCCTAATTTACCGGCAGCCAAACAGGCACAGAAAATTATGGCTGAATGGGGTTTAGATTTAAGTAAGCATCGTTCTCGTGCATTGAATGAGGAATTATGGCAAAAGGCGGATTTGGTTTTAACCATGACTCAAGCTCAAAAAGAATATTTACAGCAGTTGGCTGTTGACAAAAAAGTATTTTTGTTCAAAGAATATGCTCAGGGAGAAAATAAGGATGTAGGGGATCCTTTTGGGGGATCAGAAGAAGTTTATCGAGCTTGTGCTCAAGAATTGGCTGAGGGGATGCCTAAAATAATAAAGCGATTTCGGGGGGAAGATGTAGTGAAAATTGCACTAGGGGCTGATCACGGTGGTTTTCGATTAAAGGAAATCATTAAGGAATGGCTGGCGGAAAATAATTATGAGTTTGAAGATCTAGGGACATTTAGTGAGGAAGCTTGCGATTATCCGGAGATTGCACTGAAGGTAGCTTCTAAGGTGGCAGCTGGTGAATGTCAGCGGGGAATTATTGTTTGCGGCACAGGTATTGGTGTGAGTATCATGGCTAATAAAGTAAGGGGAATTAGGGCAGCTTTATGTCATGATCTTTTTTCGGCTAAAGCCTCACGGGAACATAATCAGGCTAATCTTTTAACTTTAGGGGAACGGGTAATTGGACCGGGATTAGCCTTGGAAATAGTAGCCGTATGGTTAAAAACTCCTTTTGCGGGGGGGAGACATGCTCGCCGGGTAGCTAAAATTATTGATTATGAGAATCAGCGGTTTGACAATTAAGAAGATAGGTTCTAAACTAAGGAGTGTATTAAAGGATTGCGGGGTGGAGTAAATGGATTATGTGAGTAAATATGTAGGATCTGTAGACCCGGTAATAGCTGATTATATTGCTCGGGAGGAAAAAAGGCAGAAAGAGAAAATAGAGTTAATTGCTTCTGAAAACTTTGTTAGTAAAGCGGTAATGGCGGCACAGGGTTCAGTTTTAACTAATAAGTATGCGGAGGGTTATCCGGGTAAGCGTTATTATGGTGGTTGTGAATGGGTAGATGAAGTAGAAGATTTGGCCCGTGAACGTGCTAAAAAGCTTTTCGGTGCGGAACACGCTAATGTACAGCCACATTCCGGAACACAAGCCAATACCGCTGTTTATTTTGCCTTGGTTAATCCTGGAGAAACTATTTTGGGTATGAAATTAAGTCATGGGGGGCATTTGACCCATGGCAGTCCTGTCAATATTTCTGGTAAATATTTTAATTTTGTTTCATATGGAGTTCATGCGGAAACGGAAAGAATTGATTATGATCTTTTGGCTAAAACAGCACGGGAAGTGAAGCCTAAAATGATCGTGGCTGGGGCTAGTGCCTATCCACGGATTATTGATTTTGCCCGGTTGGCGGAAATCTCTATGGAAGTAGGGGCTTTGTTAATGGTGGATATGGCCCATATCGCTGGTTTGGTGGCAGCTGATTTACATCCTAATCCCTGTTCTTTTGCTGATATTGTTACTACTACTACACATAAAACACTGCGGGGGCCGCGAGGTGGTTTGATTTTATGTAAGCAAAAATATGCTCAAACTATTGATAAAGCGATTTTCCCGGGTACTCAGGGGGGTCCCTTGGAACACGTGATTGCA
This region includes:
- the rpiB gene encoding ribose 5-phosphate isomerase B codes for the protein MAKTILFVCTGNTCRSPMAAVLANDYLKKWGFKGQAFSAGLGAVPNLPAAKQAQKIMAEWGLDLSKHRSRALNEELWQKADLVLTMTQAQKEYLQQLAVDKKVFLFKEYAQGENKDVGDPFGGSEEVYRACAQELAEGMPKIIKRFRGEDVVKIALGADHGGFRLKEIIKEWLAENNYEFEDLGTFSEEACDYPEIALKVASKVAAGECQRGIIVCGTGIGVSIMANKVRGIRAALCHDLFSAKASREHNQANLLTLGERVIGPGLALEIVAVWLKTPFAGGRHARRVAKIIDYENQRFDN
- a CDS encoding serine hydroxymethyltransferase produces the protein MDYVSKYVGSVDPVIADYIAREEKRQKEKIELIASENFVSKAVMAAQGSVLTNKYAEGYPGKRYYGGCEWVDEVEDLARERAKKLFGAEHANVQPHSGTQANTAVYFALVNPGETILGMKLSHGGHLTHGSPVNISGKYFNFVSYGVHAETERIDYDLLAKTAREVKPKMIVAGASAYPRIIDFARLAEISMEVGALLMVDMAHIAGLVAADLHPNPCSFADIVTTTTHKTLRGPRGGLILCKQKYAQTIDKAIFPGTQGGPLEHVIAAKAVALQEALQPEFGEYQRQIVKNARALAESLMEKGYRLVSGGTDNHLLLIDLRNKELTGKEAEELLDHAGITVNKNTIPFDPQSPFITSGIRIGTPAVTTRGMKEAEMRKIAGLIDQVLSCPENVHQVKAEVRRLTAAFPLVAE